One Persicobacter psychrovividus DNA window includes the following coding sequences:
- the menC gene encoding o-succinylbenzoate synthase — translation MNIHNLPPIELKLFPYDLDFKFDAGTSRGVLKQKRTYLIQLTDGKRTAWGEAGPLKGLSVDDRPTVQEEMTSLLEQWSSAQDFPATLAEVPKWAQERIPDSLPSLRFGMEMAWMDYFNGGKRMIFDTPFYHGQEAIPINGLVWMGSEEFMAQQMEQKLKAGFACIKMKIGAIDYDREMNLLHQLRRQYSANKIVLRVDANGAFAPDEAREVLRDLNRLEVHSIEQPLKAGQWEAMGRLCHQAVTPVALDEELIGLSTQQEQTEMMNEIQPQYIILKPTLVGGIAASLQWIQHADTLKAGWWMTSALESNVGLNAIAQFTAHLKVTMPQGLGTGQLYHNNFASPLQIHDGAITYKQETDWEIAVP, via the coding sequence ATGAATATCCATAATCTGCCTCCAATTGAACTAAAACTCTTTCCTTACGATCTCGATTTCAAGTTTGATGCCGGGACCTCGCGGGGGGTGCTCAAACAGAAGCGCACTTACCTTATTCAACTGACTGATGGTAAGCGCACGGCCTGGGGGGAGGCAGGGCCACTGAAAGGACTGAGTGTAGATGATCGTCCGACCGTTCAGGAGGAAATGACAAGCCTGTTGGAGCAATGGAGCAGTGCACAGGATTTTCCCGCCACACTCGCCGAAGTACCCAAATGGGCGCAGGAGCGAATTCCCGATTCCCTTCCTTCTTTGCGGTTTGGGATGGAGATGGCCTGGATGGATTACTTTAATGGCGGAAAGCGAATGATTTTTGATACGCCTTTTTATCATGGGCAAGAGGCTATTCCGATCAATGGCCTGGTATGGATGGGCTCCGAGGAGTTCATGGCACAGCAAATGGAACAGAAGCTGAAAGCAGGGTTTGCCTGTATCAAAATGAAAATTGGGGCCATCGATTACGATCGGGAAATGAATTTGCTCCACCAGCTGAGGCGGCAGTATTCGGCCAACAAAATTGTTTTGAGGGTAGATGCCAATGGGGCTTTTGCACCCGATGAAGCCCGGGAGGTCCTTCGGGATTTGAACCGACTGGAGGTCCATAGTATTGAACAGCCACTGAAAGCCGGACAGTGGGAAGCAATGGGGCGGTTGTGTCATCAGGCTGTAACGCCCGTTGCGCTTGATGAAGAACTGATTGGCCTGAGTACACAGCAGGAGCAGACCGAGATGATGAATGAAATTCAGCCGCAATATATTATTCTGAAACCGACCTTGGTGGGGGGGATCGCCGCATCCCTGCAATGGATTCAACATGCGGATACCCTAAAGGCTGGTTGGTGGATGACTTCGGCCTTGGAGTCCAATGTGGGGCTGAACGCTATCGCCCAGTTTACCGCACACCTGAAGGTAACCATGCCTCAGGGTTTAGGTACCGGGCAGTTGTACCACAATAATTTTGCATCGCCATTACAGATTCACGATGGCGCAATAACTTACAAGCAAGAGACTGATTGGGAGATTGCGGTGCCGTAG
- the dnaB gene encoding replicative DNA helicase has protein sequence MPTKTRVPSTMAGGKLPPQASELEEVVLGALMLEKDALTNVIDILRPESFYKEPHKLVYKAIRDLFNDAEPVDLMTVTNRLRKNGDLEKAGGPLYISKLTSKTSNAANVEFHARIISEQSIKRELIQVASKIQTEAYDETRDVFQLLDDTERSLFEVTNSNIRKSVADMRSVMGQAIAELEAKKHLKDGLTGVPSGLTQLDRVTAGWQPSDLVIIAARPAMGKTAFVLTVLRNAAVDFEKPAAIFSLEMSNVQLVNRLISAEAELESEKLKKGMLQDFEWEQLVERTNRLTNAPIFIDDTPALSILELRAKCRRLKAQHDIQIIIIDYLQLMSGDAKSASGGNREQEISSISRALKGLAKELNVPVIALSQLSRAVETRGGDKRPQLSDLRESGAIEQDADMVMFLYRPEYYGITQDEAGNPTSGTGEVIIAKHRNGALDTVPLRFIGKYTKFEDLDMGGFQNMTRIPDGTATFDSENNVMTIQSKANDPSSLGTPPTPDYIPPEEENGANPPF, from the coding sequence ATGCCTACCAAAACACGGGTGCCGAGCACGATGGCCGGAGGGAAATTGCCTCCACAAGCATCGGAGCTGGAAGAAGTGGTTTTGGGTGCGTTGATGTTGGAGAAAGATGCATTGACCAATGTGATCGATATCCTGCGTCCGGAGAGTTTCTATAAAGAACCGCATAAGCTGGTTTATAAGGCGATTCGTGATCTGTTTAACGATGCAGAGCCGGTAGATTTGATGACGGTGACCAACCGCCTGAGAAAAAATGGTGATCTGGAAAAAGCGGGAGGCCCTTTATACATCTCCAAGCTGACTTCCAAAACCTCCAATGCCGCCAATGTGGAGTTTCATGCCCGGATTATTTCCGAGCAGTCGATCAAGCGGGAACTCATTCAGGTGGCTTCGAAAATTCAGACCGAAGCCTATGATGAAACCCGTGATGTATTTCAGTTGCTTGACGATACCGAACGCTCTCTTTTTGAGGTTACCAACTCCAATATTCGCAAGTCGGTCGCCGATATGCGTTCTGTAATGGGGCAAGCAATTGCCGAGCTTGAAGCGAAAAAGCACTTGAAAGATGGCCTGACAGGTGTCCCTTCTGGTCTGACACAACTCGACCGCGTAACGGCAGGTTGGCAGCCTTCCGATTTGGTGATTATTGCCGCCCGTCCTGCGATGGGTAAGACGGCCTTTGTATTGACCGTGCTGCGAAATGCCGCCGTGGATTTTGAAAAACCCGCAGCGATTTTCTCGCTCGAGATGTCGAATGTTCAGCTGGTGAATCGTTTGATTTCCGCTGAAGCAGAGCTGGAGTCCGAGAAGCTGAAAAAAGGAATGTTGCAGGATTTTGAGTGGGAGCAGCTTGTGGAGCGTACCAACCGCCTGACCAACGCCCCGATCTTTATTGATGATACCCCTGCCTTGTCGATTTTGGAGCTTCGCGCCAAATGTCGTCGTTTGAAGGCACAGCATGATATTCAGATCATCATCATTGACTATTTGCAGTTGATGTCCGGTGATGCTAAATCCGCAAGTGGCGGAAACCGTGAGCAGGAGATTTCCTCGATTTCCCGTGCACTGAAAGGCTTGGCCAAGGAACTGAATGTGCCAGTTATTGCACTCTCGCAGTTGTCGCGTGCGGTGGAAACCCGTGGAGGTGATAAACGTCCGCAGCTTTCCGATTTGCGTGAATCTGGAGCGATTGAGCAGGATGCCGATATGGTGATGTTCCTTTACCGTCCGGAGTATTATGGTATTACCCAGGATGAGGCCGGTAACCCAACTTCGGGAACGGGAGAGGTAATTATTGCCAAGCACCGTAATGGCGCTTTGGATACGGTGCCTTTGCGCTTTATCGGTAAGTATACCAAATTTGAGGACCTTGACATGGGCGGTTTTCAGAACATGACCCGCATACCTGATGGTACTGCAACTTTCGATTCTGAAAATAATGTGATGACCATTCAGTCCAAGGCCAACGATCCTTCCTCTTTGGGTACACCACCAACACCGGATTATATTCCGCCAGAAGAAGAAAACGGTGCCAATCCACCGTTCTAA
- a CDS encoding OmpP1/FadL family transporter, which translates to MRKGILLFALLLMGSISSMAAGYQVLLQGNRQAAMGNLGVGLQPDPSSVFWNPGALAMARRSGISVGFNLIDSKVNYWDSETPNSNYTASTNSPLGTPFHVYGAFQPKNSDGEYSNWAFGIGVYTPYGSSVNWDDNWKGSSLLTSIKLQAIFFQPTVSYRVSDRFSVGAGLVVSTGSVNLQRGIPQVSPQAQIELDGKSDIGIGYNLGLYFQASKMVNLSFSYRSRVDAKVSGGDVTFANIPDLVYASGAFPQGGTQFDATLPLPSVTSVGVTVTPDEKVTIGFEGNIVGWGAYQSLTFNFVDPINGEFISSSPRDYKNSLQAKLGAEYKIVPTFALRAGIYYDQTPVQDGFMTPETPDQDRTNLTFGLGWMPNEHLSVDASFIWINGSERRQTYTDAKNAGTIKGIEADGSLTGTPEQNVLPGTYKLSGLVGGLTVSYLF; encoded by the coding sequence ATGAGAAAAGGAATTTTACTTTTCGCGCTACTTTTAATGGGTAGTATCAGTTCTATGGCAGCAGGATACCAGGTGTTGCTGCAAGGTAATCGCCAAGCCGCAATGGGTAACCTCGGTGTAGGCCTTCAGCCTGATCCTTCAAGTGTATTCTGGAACCCTGGCGCGTTGGCTATGGCGCGACGCAGTGGTATTTCTGTAGGTTTCAACCTGATTGATTCCAAAGTGAATTACTGGGATTCTGAAACACCTAACAGTAATTACACCGCTTCAACAAATTCTCCTTTAGGTACGCCATTCCATGTTTATGGTGCTTTTCAGCCTAAAAATAGCGATGGCGAGTACAGCAACTGGGCATTTGGTATTGGTGTTTATACGCCTTATGGTTCATCCGTAAACTGGGATGATAACTGGAAAGGATCTTCTTTATTAACTTCCATTAAATTACAGGCGATTTTCTTTCAGCCTACCGTTTCTTACCGTGTTTCTGACCGCTTCTCGGTAGGTGCAGGTTTGGTGGTTTCTACGGGTTCTGTAAACTTGCAACGTGGTATTCCTCAGGTCAGCCCTCAGGCTCAAATTGAGCTGGACGGTAAATCAGATATCGGAATCGGATACAACCTTGGTTTGTATTTTCAGGCCTCGAAAATGGTCAACCTTTCCTTTAGCTACCGTTCGCGTGTAGATGCGAAAGTAAGCGGTGGAGATGTGACTTTTGCCAATATTCCTGATTTGGTTTATGCCAGTGGTGCATTCCCTCAGGGTGGAACGCAGTTCGATGCTACCTTGCCTTTGCCTTCTGTAACTTCAGTAGGGGTAACGGTAACACCAGATGAAAAAGTAACCATTGGTTTTGAAGGTAACATTGTGGGCTGGGGAGCTTACCAGTCGCTGACTTTCAACTTTGTTGATCCTATCAATGGAGAATTCATTTCTTCTTCTCCACGTGATTATAAAAATTCCCTGCAGGCTAAGCTGGGTGCGGAATATAAAATCGTTCCTACTTTCGCTTTGCGTGCCGGTATTTACTACGATCAGACTCCGGTACAAGACGGATTCATGACACCTGAAACACCTGATCAAGACCGTACCAACCTGACTTTCGGTTTGGGATGGATGCCAAACGAGCACCTTTCTGTGGACGCTTCCTTCATTTGGATTAATGGTAGCGAGCGTCGCCAGACTTACACCGATGCGAAAAATGCCGGTACTATTAAAGGTATTGAGGCCGACGGTTCTTTGACAGGAACTCCTGAGCAAAATGTATTGCCAGGTACTTACAAGCTGAGCGGCTTGGTAGGCGGTTTGACTGTTTCTTATTTATTCTAA
- a CDS encoding inorganic diphosphatase has translation MAHQLNGIMDKDYVKVLVETNKGSRNRYVWEESAKQMRFNRTLFHNMRYPAEYGFIENTIDEDNKPLDALVLIDEPTFPGCLIHARPIGIFKIFEENTADHKVICVPIEDPRWNKIYHLDEVNPDLMKEIEFFFEAYVRFESQKVDIEGWQDSSMAQKVLEKASERYHAQFAIFTEG, from the coding sequence ATGGCGCATCAACTTAACGGAATTATGGACAAAGATTATGTCAAAGTTTTGGTGGAAACCAACAAAGGAAGTCGCAACAGATATGTATGGGAGGAATCAGCGAAGCAAATGCGCTTTAACAGGACACTCTTTCATAATATGCGCTACCCTGCCGAATACGGCTTTATTGAAAATACCATTGACGAGGACAATAAGCCACTCGATGCCTTGGTATTGATTGACGAGCCCACCTTTCCGGGCTGCCTGATCCACGCCCGCCCTATCGGGATTTTCAAAATATTTGAAGAAAATACCGCAGACCACAAAGTTATCTGTGTACCGATTGAAGACCCCCGATGGAACAAAATATATCACCTCGATGAAGTGAACCCCGATTTAATGAAGGAAATAGAATTTTTCTTTGAGGCATACGTCAGGTTTGAATCCCAGAAAGTGGACATTGAAGGCTGGCAGGATTCTTCCATGGCTCAGAAAGTGCTTGAAAAAGCCAGCGAGCGATACCATGCGCAGTTTGCCATTTTTACGGAAGGATAA
- a CDS encoding glucosaminidase domain-containing protein → MKGLKTFGFLLMLSPLSNTCGFNSSTWGSGKMPEKNMEAGADANFIMVDDFTDIVKVDGPEVTPNIYQNLMSLHELPVKEKTSTFINMMLPAVLVARERKLAELKQVEALIASMDEKPSAASLLSPYMEKYKAKTIEELPERLTPPPVSMILAQSIMETGWGTSPIFTEANNAFGVWSFSHKEARRLTQGTRNGKKVYVRAYDNILESAENYLDIIGRVSSYKNLRKTMQKTDNSLILVNHLSNYSEEGSLYVKQLRSLIRKYELQRFDHYFTLPTYAV, encoded by the coding sequence ATGAAGGGTCTTAAAACATTCGGTTTCCTTCTTATGCTGAGCCCGCTCAGCAACACCTGTGGCTTTAACTCAAGCACATGGGGATCAGGTAAAATGCCTGAGAAAAACATGGAAGCCGGAGCAGATGCAAACTTCATTATGGTCGATGATTTCACAGATATTGTGAAAGTCGATGGGCCGGAAGTTACCCCAAATATTTATCAAAATCTCATGAGCTTGCATGAACTCCCTGTAAAGGAAAAAACAAGCACTTTCATTAACATGATGCTCCCTGCCGTATTGGTCGCAAGAGAGCGAAAACTCGCCGAATTGAAGCAGGTTGAGGCATTGATCGCCTCCATGGATGAAAAACCATCGGCCGCAAGCCTACTTTCCCCATATATGGAAAAGTACAAGGCCAAAACGATTGAAGAACTGCCTGAACGATTAACGCCACCGCCGGTCAGCATGATCTTGGCACAGAGCATTATGGAAACAGGCTGGGGCACCTCACCCATTTTCACAGAAGCAAATAATGCCTTTGGAGTTTGGTCATTCTCACACAAAGAGGCACGCCGACTGACACAAGGCACCAGAAATGGAAAAAAAGTATATGTCAGGGCTTACGACAACATTTTGGAGTCTGCAGAAAATTACCTCGACATTATTGGCCGGGTAAGCAGCTACAAAAACCTTCGCAAGACCATGCAAAAAACCGACAACTCTCTTATATTGGTTAATCACCTTTCCAACTATTCTGAAGAAGGCAGCCTGTATGTAAAACAGCTCCGTAGCCTCATCAGAAAGTACGAATTACAAAGATTTGACCATTACTTTACCCTGCCTACTTACGCCGTTTAG
- a CDS encoding sodium:solute symporter, giving the protein MNWLDWVVLIGTIFSIVTYGIWKTKNAKNIQGFLLGDKELKWWTVGISIMATQASAITFLSTPGQAYADGMRFMQFYIGMPLAMVVLCVTAIPIFYKLNVFTAYEYLEGRFDLKTRSLAAFLFLFQRGLAAGITIYAPSIILSTLLHWPLFQTNLIIGVLVIFYTVSGGTKAVSKTQQHQMTIMMGGMVLAGILIVLMLPQEFSFSDGVALAGHLDKMEMISWEFDLNDRYNIWSGVLGGFFLFLSYFGTDQSQVQRYLSGKSLTESRLGLLLNGILKIPMQFLILFIGVMVFVFFQFEKAPLFFNQSVVEQVYLTDQKEAFQALEQSHEQIYQQKKALVTDWAKQDRNPDYIPQIKSVNEQEKQVREQAVQLISAAVPTAETRDTDYVFITFVMRYLPHGIIGLLLAAIFSAAMSSTASELNALGSTTLVDIYKRNIKKDGSDSHYLKASRWFTFGWGVVALLFASYASMFENLIQAVNIIGSLFYGTILGIFLTAFYLKKVQGHAVFIGALVAEAVVISCYKFSDIGYLWFNLIGCAVVMSVGFIVQQGMPKTAA; this is encoded by the coding sequence ATGAATTGGCTGGATTGGGTAGTATTGATCGGGACAATTTTTTCTATTGTAACCTATGGCATCTGGAAAACCAAGAATGCCAAAAATATTCAGGGATTTTTACTCGGCGATAAGGAGCTGAAGTGGTGGACCGTCGGGATCTCGATTATGGCCACGCAGGCGAGTGCGATCACCTTCCTCTCTACTCCGGGGCAGGCTTACGCCGACGGTATGCGGTTTATGCAATTTTATATCGGGATGCCACTGGCTATGGTGGTCCTTTGTGTTACCGCAATTCCCATCTTTTACAAGCTGAACGTCTTCACCGCATATGAGTATCTTGAAGGGCGTTTCGATTTAAAAACACGTTCCCTGGCGGCTTTTCTCTTTTTGTTTCAGCGGGGGCTGGCGGCCGGAATCACGATTTACGCTCCTTCTATCATCCTGTCGACTTTATTGCATTGGCCCCTTTTTCAGACCAATCTGATTATTGGCGTGCTGGTGATTTTCTATACCGTTTCTGGTGGAACAAAAGCGGTGAGTAAAACGCAGCAGCACCAAATGACCATCATGATGGGCGGGATGGTCCTTGCCGGCATATTGATCGTGTTGATGTTGCCGCAGGAATTCAGCTTCTCCGACGGGGTGGCACTGGCGGGGCACCTCGATAAAATGGAAATGATTTCCTGGGAGTTTGATCTTAACGACCGGTACAATATCTGGTCGGGGGTACTCGGGGGTTTCTTTCTGTTTCTGAGTTATTTTGGCACAGATCAGTCGCAGGTGCAGCGTTACCTTTCTGGGAAATCGCTTACTGAGAGTCGTTTGGGCTTGTTGCTGAATGGTATCCTGAAAATTCCCATGCAGTTTCTGATCCTCTTCATTGGGGTGATGGTATTTGTCTTTTTTCAGTTTGAAAAGGCACCGTTGTTTTTCAATCAGTCGGTAGTGGAACAGGTGTACCTGACCGATCAGAAGGAGGCTTTTCAGGCATTGGAGCAGTCCCATGAACAAATATATCAGCAGAAAAAAGCCTTGGTTACCGACTGGGCTAAACAGGACAGGAACCCTGATTATATTCCGCAGATTAAATCGGTGAATGAGCAGGAGAAGCAGGTGCGGGAGCAGGCGGTTCAGCTGATTTCCGCGGCAGTACCTACGGCCGAAACCCGCGATACAGATTACGTCTTCATTACTTTCGTGATGCGCTATTTACCCCATGGAATTATTGGCCTGTTGCTTGCCGCGATTTTCTCCGCAGCAATGTCTTCGACGGCTTCGGAACTCAACGCCCTGGGCTCTACCACCCTGGTGGATATTTACAAAAGGAATATCAAGAAAGATGGCTCGGATAGCCATTACCTGAAGGCATCGCGCTGGTTTACTTTTGGCTGGGGAGTGGTGGCGCTGCTCTTCGCTTCTTACGCCAGTATGTTCGAAAACCTGATTCAGGCGGTAAATATTATCGGTTCGTTGTTTTATGGCACCATTTTGGGCATTTTCCTGACAGCCTTTTATTTGAAAAAAGTGCAGGGGCACGCCGTGTTTATTGGTGCCCTGGTGGCCGAAGCTGTGGTTATTTCTTGTTATAAGTTCAGTGATATCGGATATTTGTGGTTTAATTTGATAGGATGCGCAGTGGTGATGTCGGTAGGGTTCATTGTTCAGCAAGGAATGCCGAAAACCGCTGCTTAA
- a CDS encoding NAD(P)/FAD-dependent oxidoreductase: MSRNIVIVGGGAAGYFAAANMDGLPAGVSVTILEKSNKTLSKVKVSGGGRCNVTTSTDQVGALVKHYPRGEKQLRNLFKAFGPEQVRAWFEQRGVALKTEPDGRVFPASNDSQTIIDCLRNEAQRLGVKVQYGAAVQAIEKVGAQYELLLANGEKLMADYLLLATGGHPKAAAYSWLTDLGLEIEAPLPSLFTFNIPDFPLVSLSGTAVPNAEVKIAGTKLSHDGPLLITHWGISGPAVLKLSAYAARELAGKDYQFQVLVKWDASWNEDLIRNWVADNRSSQAKKKISNSPLKPLTQRLWAALLEMAGVDGEMRWADLPKKMANKLINSMVSMDLTVKGKTTFKEEFVTAGGVKCGEVDFKTMQSRKFEHLYIAGELLDVDGVTGGYNFQNAWSGGYVAARDIVSKCQG; encoded by the coding sequence ATGAGTCGAAATATAGTGATTGTTGGAGGAGGGGCTGCGGGCTATTTTGCTGCAGCCAATATGGATGGTTTGCCTGCCGGTGTTTCGGTCACCATTTTGGAAAAGAGCAATAAAACGCTTTCAAAAGTAAAGGTGTCCGGTGGCGGGCGTTGTAATGTGACCACCTCCACCGATCAGGTGGGGGCTTTGGTGAAGCATTACCCGAGGGGAGAGAAGCAATTGCGAAACCTGTTCAAAGCTTTTGGCCCTGAGCAGGTGCGGGCCTGGTTTGAGCAAAGGGGTGTTGCCCTGAAAACCGAGCCGGATGGGCGCGTTTTTCCGGCTTCCAATGATTCTCAGACCATCATTGACTGCCTGCGTAATGAGGCGCAACGGCTTGGTGTAAAGGTGCAATATGGTGCTGCGGTGCAGGCCATCGAAAAAGTGGGCGCGCAGTATGAACTTTTGCTGGCCAATGGTGAAAAACTTATGGCCGATTACTTGTTGCTGGCCACAGGTGGGCATCCCAAGGCTGCGGCTTATTCTTGGCTGACGGATCTTGGGCTGGAGATTGAAGCGCCACTGCCTTCGTTGTTTACTTTCAATATTCCTGATTTTCCACTGGTGAGTTTAAGCGGAACGGCAGTACCCAATGCTGAGGTTAAAATTGCCGGCACAAAATTATCGCATGATGGTCCTTTGCTGATCACCCATTGGGGGATCAGTGGTCCGGCGGTGCTGAAGTTGTCTGCCTATGCGGCACGGGAACTGGCAGGAAAGGATTATCAGTTTCAGGTATTGGTGAAATGGGATGCGAGCTGGAATGAAGATTTGATCCGCAATTGGGTGGCAGACAACCGCAGCAGTCAGGCTAAAAAGAAGATCAGCAACAGCCCTTTAAAACCATTGACACAGCGCTTGTGGGCGGCTTTATTGGAGATGGCCGGTGTGGATGGTGAGATGCGCTGGGCAGATCTGCCAAAGAAAATGGCCAATAAGTTGATTAACAGTATGGTGTCGATGGATTTGACCGTCAAGGGGAAAACCACTTTTAAGGAGGAATTTGTAACCGCAGGCGGCGTGAAATGTGGTGAGGTGGATTTCAAAACCATGCAAAGCCGTAAATTCGAGCATCTGTATATTGCCGGGGAGTTGCTGGATGTGGATGGCGTAACAGGCGGATATAATTTTCAGAATGCCTGGAGCGGCGGCTATGTGGCTGCCCGTGATATTGTCAGCAAGTGTCAGGGCTGA
- a CDS encoding NAD(P)/FAD-dependent oxidoreductase translates to MKIPEISLPRVVILGGGFAGLNIAKRIDTKHYQVVMVDRHNYHTFQPLLYQVATSGLEPDSIAYPLRKTFADKKRFHFRMAEVKSVDESTKIVQTSIGDIRYDHLIIATGARSNYFGMENVERNAMPMKTLTQSLDLRSLILQNFEKALYCNDINEQKRLMTFVIVGGGPTGVELAGALAELKTQVLPTDYPDLDLRDMEIHLVEAAPKVLSAMSDHASRKADRFLDKMGVHLWMNTFVKDYDGQTVITSEREIPAETLIWAAGVMGAPIQGLNASKIGAANRIIVNTKCEVEGADNVYAVGDVSLMATKNFPKGLPMLGSVAMQQGTMLAKNFNAMAKGKKTREFKYKDKGTMATIGRNRAVVDLPFYKFSGTFAWFTWMFVHLMLLAGFRNRVVTFINWAWGYLRYDQANRLIVRTYRRNKGEVLEQNDV, encoded by the coding sequence ATGAAGATACCTGAAATATCCCTTCCAAGAGTCGTTATCCTTGGCGGTGGATTCGCCGGTTTAAATATAGCAAAACGTATCGACACCAAGCACTATCAGGTCGTGATGGTCGATCGACACAATTACCACACTTTTCAGCCCTTACTTTATCAGGTAGCCACCTCCGGCCTTGAGCCCGACAGTATCGCCTACCCTTTGCGCAAGACTTTTGCTGATAAAAAAAGATTTCATTTCCGTATGGCAGAAGTGAAATCGGTGGATGAAAGCACCAAAATCGTCCAGACTTCCATTGGCGATATCCGTTACGATCACCTCATTATTGCCACTGGTGCCCGCTCCAATTATTTTGGAATGGAAAATGTGGAGCGTAATGCCATGCCGATGAAAACCCTCACCCAGTCGCTGGACCTGAGGAGTTTGATTCTTCAGAACTTTGAAAAAGCCCTGTACTGTAATGACATTAACGAGCAAAAGCGCCTGATGACTTTTGTAATCGTTGGTGGTGGACCTACGGGCGTAGAGCTTGCCGGTGCTTTGGCAGAACTTAAAACACAGGTATTGCCGACCGATTATCCGGATCTGGATTTGCGAGATATGGAAATTCACCTGGTGGAAGCCGCTCCAAAGGTACTGAGTGCGATGAGTGATCACGCTTCCCGCAAGGCCGATCGGTTCCTGGATAAAATGGGGGTGCATTTATGGATGAATACCTTCGTAAAGGATTATGACGGACAAACGGTCATTACTTCCGAAAGAGAGATTCCTGCTGAAACGCTCATCTGGGCAGCAGGGGTAATGGGTGCACCGATTCAAGGACTCAACGCCTCGAAAATTGGTGCTGCCAACCGCATTATTGTCAATACTAAATGTGAAGTTGAGGGCGCCGACAATGTTTATGCCGTAGGAGATGTTTCCCTGATGGCCACCAAAAACTTCCCTAAAGGCTTGCCGATGCTTGGCTCTGTAGCCATGCAGCAGGGAACCATGCTGGCCAAAAATTTCAACGCTATGGCCAAGGGCAAGAAAACCCGTGAGTTCAAATATAAGGACAAAGGGACCATGGCCACTATCGGACGAAACCGTGCGGTTGTCGATCTTCCTTTTTACAAATTCAGCGGTACCTTCGCCTGGTTTACCTGGATGTTCGTTCACCTGATGCTGCTTGCCGGCTTCCGTAACCGTGTGGTAACCTTTATTAACTGGGCATGGGGTTATTTAAGATATGACCAAGCCAACAGACTGATTGTCCGTACCTATCGCAGAAACAAAGGCGAAGTGCTGGAGCAGAATGACGTTTAA